A single Deltaproteobacteria bacterium DNA region contains:
- a CDS encoding type II toxin-antitoxin system VapC family toxin produces the protein MKDYVFDSFAIIAFFEDEPGADEVENVLRELYEKKARGWMSVINWGEVYYSTYREQGPDAAEAVVFQLAKYPITLVDADKGLTREAAEFKGKYPIAYADCFALALVKRKRAELLTGDPVFGKIREDIKLRWIV, from the coding sequence GTGAAGGATTATGTCTTTGACAGTTTTGCGATAATTGCATTCTTTGAGGATGAGCCAGGGGCTGATGAGGTGGAGAATGTGCTGAGGGAGTTGTATGAAAAGAAGGCCAGGGGCTGGATGAGCGTCATCAATTGGGGCGAGGTCTACTACAGTACATATCGTGAGCAAGGGCCTGATGCGGCCGAGGCGGTGGTGTTCCAATTAGCCAAGTACCCGATCACACTGGTGGACGCAGATAAGGGCCTGACTCGTGAGGCTGCTGAGTTCAAAGGAAAGTACCCCATTGCCTATGCCGACTGTTTCGCCCTTGCACTGGTAAAGAGGAAAAGGGCCGAACTTCTTACTGGTGATCCTGTTTTTGGTAAGATTCGGGAAGACATAAAGCTCCGCTGGATCGTTTAA
- a CDS encoding AbrB/MazE/SpoVT family DNA-binding domain-containing protein: METRVTTKGQIVIPAALRRRLKIQKGTIFSVSERDGKIILEPIFDDPIKAGRGMLLTRGKVLRRLIEDRKAESER; this comes from the coding sequence ATGGAAACGAGAGTAACCACCAAGGGGCAAATAGTGATACCTGCTGCACTGAGAAGGAGGCTGAAGATCCAAAAGGGTACGATATTTTCCGTTTCTGAGCGCGATGGCAAAATCATCCTTGAACCGATCTTTGATGATCCTATCAAGGCGGGTCGGGGTATGCTTTTGACTAGGGGAAAGGTCTTGAGACGGCTTATTGAGGATAGAAAGGCGGAGTCAGAGAGGTGA
- the serS gene encoding serine--tRNA ligase: MLDLKFVREKIDFLREKLAQRGDDLDLNPFIKLDQQRRELIQQVEVLRSQRNQVTDEISRIKREGGDAKELIAQMRQVSQEIKDLEAVLKGKEENMRPFLLTIPNIPHDSVPVGRTEEDNVEVRRWGEPSTFSFEPKPHWDIGEALDILDFKGGAKLAGARFTLYKDLGARLERALINFMLDLHISEHNYREVLPPFMVNRDVMTGTGQLPKFEEDLFKIEGTDYFLIPTAEVPVTNIHRDETLSEHDLPIYYCAYTPCFRREAGSYGKDTRGIIRQHQFNKVELVKFATPETSYEELEGLLVDAEEVLQRLKIHYRVVALCTGDLGFAASKTYDIEVWLPGQGVYKEISSCSNFEAFQARRANIRFRRGGVKGTELVHTINGSGLAVGRTVVAILENYQQEDGSVVIPDALRPYMGGIAKIERKT; encoded by the coding sequence GTGTTGGACCTGAAGTTTGTGCGAGAAAAGATAGATTTTCTCAGGGAGAAATTGGCCCAAAGGGGTGATGACCTTGACCTAAATCCCTTTATAAAGCTAGATCAACAACGCCGGGAACTGATCCAACAGGTGGAGGTCCTCAGGAGTCAAAGAAACCAGGTCACGGACGAAATCAGCAGGATCAAGAGGGAAGGGGGGGATGCGAAGGAGTTGATCGCCCAGATGCGCCAGGTATCCCAGGAGATCAAGGACCTGGAGGCCGTCTTAAAGGGAAAAGAGGAGAATATGCGACCCTTTCTCCTCACCATCCCCAACATCCCCCATGACTCAGTTCCCGTGGGCAGAACAGAGGAGGACAATGTGGAGGTGAGGAGATGGGGTGAGCCTTCCACCTTCTCCTTTGAGCCCAAACCCCACTGGGATATAGGCGAGGCCCTTGATATCCTCGATTTTAAAGGTGGGGCCAAGCTGGCCGGGGCCAGGTTCACCCTTTACAAAGATCTGGGGGCCCGGTTGGAGAGGGCCCTGATAAATTTTATGCTCGATCTGCACATCAGCGAGCACAACTACCGAGAGGTCCTCCCCCCTTTCATGGTCAACAGAGACGTGATGACTGGCACAGGGCAACTGCCCAAGTTTGAGGAGGACCTGTTCAAGATAGAAGGGACGGATTATTTCCTCATCCCAACGGCCGAGGTCCCGGTGACCAATATCCATCGGGATGAGACCCTCTCTGAGCACGACCTTCCCATCTATTATTGCGCATATACCCCCTGTTTTCGCAGGGAGGCGGGTTCTTATGGGAAGGATACGAGGGGAATTATACGCCAGCACCAGTTCAACAAGGTGGAGTTGGTAAAGTTTGCCACACCGGAGACTTCCTATGAAGAGCTGGAGGGTCTCCTTGTAGACGCTGAGGAGGTCCTGCAGAGGTTGAAGATCCACTATCGGGTGGTCGCCCTCTGCACAGGTGATCTTGGGTTTGCCGCCTCCAAGACCTATGATATCGAGGTATGGCTCCCTGGCCAAGGGGTTTATAAGGAGATATCCTCCTGCAGCAACTTCGAGGCGTTTCAGGCCCGTCGGGCCAATATCCGCTTCCGCCGGGGGGGTGTGAAGGGAACGGAGTTGGTCCACACCATTAATGGCTCGGGGTTAGCCGTGGGCAGGACTGTGGTGGCAATTTTAGAAAACTATCAACAGGAGGATGGAAGTGTGGTGATCCCTGATGCCCTGCGTCCGTACATGGGCGGCATTGCAAAGATCGAGCGGAAGACGTAA